AATTTCCCTAATGGGATAAAGCTGTAAAAGACAGTTAGCAAATTAGGATACTTACTCAATCAATCAACCTACACAGATGGCAAGCCGACGTCGGGCATCAACCAGCAACGATGAAACTCAGACACCCGACTTAACCACTCTGGCCGGCATTATGGCCACCCAAACTCAACTTCTGCAAGCCATTGCAAACAACCAAGGCAACCGCGGAGGATCAAGCTTTGGAGAGTTCATGAGGACCAAGCCACCCACGTTCGCTACGGCAGACGAGCCCATGGAAGCAGAAGATTGGCTACGCATCATAGAGAAGAAACTGACTCTTGTCAGGGTACGCGAAGCCGACAAAGTGATCTTTGCAGTAAACCAACTGGAGGGACCCGCTAGAGATTGGTGGGACACTTACAAGGAAGCTCGGGAAGAGGATGCTGGAGAACCTACTTGGGAAGAGTTCACTGTAGCATTTCGCGAGAACTTCGTACCTGCTGCAGTAATGCGTATGAAGAAGAACGAGTTTAGAAGGCTGCGATAAGGGAATACAACGGTGCAGGAATATTTGAACAAGTTCACTCAGTTAGCCCGCTATGCAATTGGAGACCTCGCAGATGAAGAGGAAAAGATCGACAAGTTCATAGAAGGACTGAATGATGGATTGCGTGGACCTATGATTGGGCAAGACCACGAGAGCTTCCAGAGCCTGATTAACAAGGTCGTTAGGCTGGAGAACGATCAGAGGACTGTGGAACACAACCGCAAGAGGAGGCTTGCTATGAGTCGCCCACCTCAGGCAGTGCCTCAGCGACTCAAGGGAGCCACTCCATCTGGATGGAAACCCCCTATTGTGGTGACCAACCATCCCGCTGCACCTAGCAACTTCAACAGGCCGGTTGCAATTCAGAACCGCACTCCTACACCAACTATGGCTGCCCCTGAAGCCAAGAAGAATGTGGACTACTTCAACTGCGGGGAGTACAGGCACTACGCCAACAACTGCCCTCATCCACGCAAAACTCCTGTCCGTACTGGCGCAAATGCAATGACTGTTCGTGGTACTGCTACCCCTGCTGCCGGGTGAGGACTATTCAAGACTCCGCAATCTAACAGGACCACTACTAGATTTGGGCGCGGACAAGTGAACCATGTCCGAGCTGAAGAGGCCCAGGAAGATCAGGGCGTACTAATGGGTATGTTCTCTATCAATTCTACCCCGGTTAAAGTTCTCTTCGATTCTGGTGCATCGCATTCATTTATATCTCTGAAGGCTAGTCAAAAGCACAACTTAACCCTAGTGTGACTAAGAAAGCCTATGATAGTACATTCACCTGGGGGCGAGATAACTGTGAGTCATGCTTGCATAGACGTACCAATTCGTCTTAGGGACGTGGTGTTTCCCTCCAATCTTATGGTCTTAATACCTCAGACCCTGGATGTCATACTGGGTATGGATTGGTTAACAAAGAACAGAGGGGTAATCGATTGTAGGCGTAGAGAAGTTACCTTGACCACACCCTGGGGATCGGATATGAGAACAACTATGGATCAAGATCCTAGACTGGCCGAACGTGCCGAAGGCATATTCACCATGCTACCCATGAAAGGAATGCCTGTAGTGCAACGATTTCCTGATGTGTTTCCAGAAGATTTACCTGGGATGCCACCCGATCGGGACATAGAGTTCATCATTGACCTGATACCAGGAACTGCACCCATATCCAAGAAACCGTATCGGGTGCCAGTCAATGAGTTGGAGGAACTTAAGAAGCAAATCAGAGAGTTGCAAGAAAAAGGGTTTGTACGCCCCAGTTCgtcaccttggggagccccagtgctatTCGTTAAGAAGAAAGATGGTAGCATGAGAATGTGTGTAGACTACCGTTCATTGAACGAAGTAActatcaagaacaagtatccaCTACCACGGATTAACGATCtcttcgatcaacttaaaggagctaaggtgttttcaAAGATCGACCTTCAATCAGGATACCACCAACTGAAAATTAGGACCGGGGATATACCCAAAACCGCGTTCTCAACATGCTATGGGTTGTATGAGTTCACAGTAATGTCGTTTGGTTTAACCAATGCCCCAGTGTACTTtatgaatcttatgaacaaagtgttcatggattacctggacaagtttgtggtggtattcatcgatgacattctaatctactccaaagatgaggaagaacatgcggAGCACTTACGATTGGTACTCCAGAAACTCCGGAAGCATAAGTTATATGCAAAATTTAACAAGTGTGAATTCTGGTTGAAGGAAGTCGCTTTTCTAGGTCACGTGATCTCAGCCGGTGG
The window above is part of the Oryza sativa Japonica Group chromosome 7, ASM3414082v1 genome. Proteins encoded here:
- the LOC136357414 gene encoding uncharacterized protein, translating into MATQTQLLQAIANNQGNRGGSSFGEFMRTKPPTFATADEPMEAEDWLRIIEKKLTLVRVREADKVIFAVNQLEGPARDWWDTYKEAREEDAGEPTWEEFTVAFRENFVPAAVMHEEEKIDKFIEGLNDGLRGPMIGQDHESFQSLINKVVRLENDQRTVEHNRKRRLAMSRPPQAVPQRLKGATPSGWKPPIVVTNHPAAPSNFNRPVAIQNRTPTPTMAAPEAKKNVDYFNCGEYRHYANNCPHPRKTPVRTGANAMTVRGTATPAAG